The following proteins are co-located in the uncultured Draconibacterium sp. genome:
- the cas9 gene encoding type II CRISPR RNA-guided endonuclease Cas9 (Cas9, originally named Csn1, is the large, multifunctional signature protein of type II CRISPR/Cas systems. It is well known even to general audiences because its RNA-guided endonuclease activity has made it a popular tool for custom editing of eukaryotic genomes.) codes for MAKILGLDLGTNSIGWAVVDSDTQKILNTGVRIFPEGVEPKTIGQGDKEQSKNATRRDKRQMRRQFYRKRLRKIKLLQVLIQQEMCPLTIDGLSKWKNWSRTEKAEGRKFPDSEKFIDWIKLNPYDLREKALEEELTLHELGRIFYHLIQRRGFLSNRKGTEDSTIFTKGKPDENILPINDTKAKIGNRTLGGYLNSIACKDGEPYKNITDENGKEIRVRGRYTVRDMYIDEFEKIWSVQKEFLEIDNKKVEAKRARELRGTVNNKRNKNKIDHLKIKFGESNVDIKIDDKGKTKVITTEHISLKEFLAGRIDRIKDEAGEETLQFKSNESVLFWQRPLRSQKGLLSNCRFEDNLPVIKENGDFLLKPNGERQTRGKKPCPISHPEFELFRAYQFVNNISYGKNQKLTPEQKKEVLALINKNDGNFDFSKIPDALKLNYEKFNYGDKQKVAGNPTIKALKPLFSDDIWDKHYEEIWHCFYFYEDNDKLFEKLKKDFGFKKDIEAVKKVRIKVGYSNVSLKAIRNILPFLEKGYQYDRAVILGGVKNAFGKRWEFFKEFHDNIEKEILSILREENKDGEAIEKIKEHLASPVFNYGFEKDDPHFLHLYHHSQEVEKQDELNSLVPIVENLRNPIVQQGLNETRRLVNYLVQKYQKEFGSGFHFDQIKVEMGRELRNNKDGRQEMSFRIRENEAKNDDARQRLAEYGLQPSRENIQKYLMFKEIEERSGKAQCPYTGKVISVSDLLGRDNAVQIEHIIPFSVSLDDSFGNKTLCEANFNREKSEKTPYLFYKENPDPNLWGVTSWEAVEERAFRLLPYRKAKKFTAKREFEKSDFIQRQLNDSRYIAKKSVELLSHICNDVRVMPGQLTAELRHLWGLNNILQPVQNLGEHTFDVDGENSIAHYVVTNETGEVVSIHRKQNIRPSTNSNEILVTGNVNKKKFTSKYFKIDMETPDLPDGKYWVKLNIGDNLHVIPKYIDKPEIDEKSIVFKGNVEKGYFKNDTYGRIKADIGDGSYWAKFEILNVKFETPVKDNQPKIKRNQVMLFGNVLNGQFKCFIYQCETNLRDGKYWIILDLNPASVEFIRSVNPKPEVQVNELLITATIDEDGVLNADIDKEYQVQTDSPTGKYYVVMDIITREPKLYSIENEPPKLENGQQLIEGNIWVDKYTGEIKFDPKKNRDDHRHHAIDAITIALTEQGYLQRLSTYNAQRKEKQRQKLDSTEKFPEPWNGFTNDVARAASAILISHKKNNKTLTKTKKGFGVRGQLHEQTLYGKKDYCKSKEFTSRVSIKKLKFKKTKGQATYLDDIIDAGIQNAIYKTIKENLKNEEDKRIIEDILKRYHNIGNIKTKKAQEQEAKELNILRTKINSQVEKILQEENFFLKNEGNRYKKLKKESIEERHPVPIKKVKVLKVLGHGGHLKELSSYSKKKNRVVKGNQYVNPGNNHHILIYLNSDGKLSQEAIQLWAVIERKSQGDEIYQLPEDGVSIVTTLETNDMFILGLSNDEFESNINNRAFLSRYLYRVQNISDMYYNFRFHLASTLDKKEEWIYIQSLSAWEKLNPIKVKIDILGNIKKV; via the coding sequence ATGGCAAAAATTTTAGGACTTGACCTCGGAACTAACAGCATCGGATGGGCTGTTGTAGACTCAGATACGCAAAAAATATTAAACACAGGAGTACGAATCTTTCCTGAAGGAGTAGAACCCAAAACAATTGGACAGGGAGATAAAGAGCAATCAAAGAATGCTACGCGCAGAGATAAACGTCAGATGCGCCGACAGTTTTACAGGAAACGGCTCCGAAAAATTAAGCTGTTACAGGTACTTATACAACAGGAGATGTGTCCATTAACTATAGATGGATTGAGCAAATGGAAAAACTGGAGCCGGACAGAAAAAGCAGAAGGTCGAAAATTTCCCGATTCTGAGAAATTTATCGACTGGATAAAATTGAATCCTTATGATCTTCGCGAAAAAGCTCTTGAAGAAGAATTGACCTTACATGAACTGGGAAGAATCTTTTATCACCTAATTCAACGTCGAGGATTTCTAAGTAACCGAAAGGGTACAGAAGATTCTACCATATTTACAAAAGGAAAACCTGATGAAAATATTCTCCCTATTAACGATACAAAGGCAAAGATTGGCAATCGGACTTTGGGAGGATATCTGAACTCAATTGCTTGTAAAGATGGAGAACCTTATAAAAACATTACCGATGAGAATGGTAAAGAAATCAGGGTGCGCGGAAGATATACCGTTCGTGATATGTACATTGATGAATTTGAGAAAATCTGGTCGGTTCAAAAGGAATTTCTGGAAATAGATAATAAAAAAGTTGAAGCCAAAAGAGCAAGAGAATTACGTGGAACTGTTAACAACAAAAGAAATAAAAACAAGATTGACCACCTAAAAATAAAATTTGGCGAATCGAATGTTGATATAAAAATTGACGATAAAGGAAAAACAAAAGTTATTACAACAGAACACATTTCTTTAAAGGAATTTCTTGCTGGAAGAATTGACCGCATTAAGGATGAGGCAGGAGAAGAAACACTGCAGTTTAAAAGCAACGAAAGTGTTTTATTTTGGCAGCGCCCTTTACGTTCTCAAAAAGGCTTACTGTCTAACTGTAGGTTTGAAGATAATCTCCCAGTCATTAAGGAAAACGGGGATTTTCTTTTGAAGCCAAATGGAGAAAGACAAACAAGGGGCAAGAAGCCGTGCCCGATTTCTCATCCTGAATTTGAATTATTCCGTGCTTACCAGTTTGTTAATAATATTAGCTACGGTAAAAATCAGAAACTAACGCCTGAACAGAAGAAAGAAGTATTGGCTTTAATTAATAAAAATGATGGGAATTTTGATTTCAGTAAAATACCGGATGCACTTAAACTGAACTATGAAAAGTTTAATTATGGTGATAAACAAAAAGTGGCAGGAAATCCTACAATTAAGGCATTAAAGCCTCTTTTCTCGGACGATATTTGGGACAAACATTACGAAGAAATCTGGCATTGCTTTTATTTTTATGAAGACAATGATAAACTGTTTGAAAAGCTAAAGAAAGATTTTGGATTTAAAAAGGATATTGAAGCTGTTAAAAAGGTCAGGATAAAAGTTGGTTATAGCAATGTTTCATTAAAGGCGATTAGAAATATCTTGCCGTTTTTGGAAAAAGGGTATCAGTATGACAGGGCAGTAATTTTGGGTGGCGTGAAAAATGCTTTCGGCAAACGTTGGGAATTTTTTAAAGAATTTCATGATAACATCGAAAAGGAAATACTAAGCATACTCAGAGAGGAAAACAAGGATGGAGAAGCCATTGAGAAAATTAAAGAGCATTTGGCTTCACCTGTTTTTAATTATGGTTTTGAAAAGGACGATCCGCATTTTCTTCATCTGTACCACCATAGCCAGGAAGTAGAAAAACAGGATGAATTAAACTCATTAGTACCGATAGTTGAAAATCTTCGAAATCCAATTGTACAGCAAGGTTTAAATGAAACAAGACGTTTGGTTAACTACCTAGTACAAAAATATCAGAAAGAGTTTGGTTCAGGTTTTCATTTCGACCAGATAAAAGTGGAAATGGGGCGTGAACTGCGTAATAACAAAGATGGCAGACAGGAAATGAGTTTTCGAATTCGCGAAAATGAAGCAAAGAATGATGATGCACGGCAACGTTTGGCTGAATACGGTTTACAGCCATCTCGGGAAAACATCCAAAAATATTTGATGTTTAAGGAGATTGAAGAGAGGTCAGGGAAAGCACAATGCCCCTATACAGGAAAGGTAATTTCTGTTTCTGATTTATTGGGGCGTGATAATGCCGTTCAAATCGAACATATTATCCCATTTAGCGTCTCACTTGACGATAGCTTTGGTAATAAAACGCTTTGTGAAGCTAATTTTAACAGGGAGAAAAGTGAAAAAACACCTTACCTGTTTTACAAAGAAAATCCTGATCCTAATTTATGGGGTGTAACTTCGTGGGAAGCTGTTGAGGAGCGAGCATTTCGCTTGTTGCCTTATCGGAAAGCAAAGAAGTTTACTGCTAAACGGGAATTTGAAAAATCCGATTTTATTCAACGCCAGCTAAACGATAGCAGATACATTGCTAAAAAATCGGTTGAGTTGCTTTCACATATTTGTAACGATGTACGTGTAATGCCTGGGCAGCTTACAGCAGAACTGCGCCATTTGTGGGGCTTGAATAATATATTGCAGCCTGTACAAAACCTTGGGGAACACACTTTCGATGTTGACGGGGAAAACAGCATCGCACATTATGTTGTCACAAATGAAACGGGCGAGGTAGTGAGCATTCACCGGAAACAAAACATCCGACCGTCAACAAATTCTAACGAGATTTTGGTAACAGGTAATGTCAATAAAAAGAAATTTACATCAAAGTATTTTAAAATTGATATGGAAACGCCGGATTTGCCTGATGGTAAATACTGGGTAAAACTGAACATTGGCGACAATTTGCATGTAATTCCAAAATATATCGACAAACCTGAAATCGATGAAAAAAGTATCGTTTTTAAAGGAAATGTTGAAAAGGGATATTTTAAAAATGACACGTACGGAAGGATAAAAGCCGATATCGGAGATGGTTCGTATTGGGCGAAGTTTGAGATTCTGAATGTGAAATTTGAGACGCCAGTTAAGGACAATCAACCTAAAATCAAACGTAATCAGGTAATGTTATTTGGCAATGTTTTAAACGGCCAATTCAAATGTTTCATCTATCAGTGCGAAACAAATTTGCGCGATGGCAAGTATTGGATTATACTCGACTTGAATCCTGCCAGTGTAGAGTTTATTCGTTCAGTAAATCCAAAACCAGAAGTTCAGGTAAACGAACTTCTAATAACAGCTACCATTGATGAAGATGGGGTATTAAATGCTGATATCGATAAAGAGTATCAAGTGCAAACCGATAGCCCGACAGGTAAATATTATGTGGTAATGGATATAATTACACGTGAACCGAAACTTTATAGTATCGAAAATGAGCCGCCGAAGCTGGAAAATGGACAACAGCTGATTGAAGGAAATATTTGGGTCGATAAATATACCGGTGAAATTAAATTCGACCCAAAAAAGAATCGCGACGACCACCGCCATCATGCCATTGATGCGATTACTATTGCTCTTACCGAGCAAGGATATTTACAGCGTTTAAGCACGTATAATGCCCAAAGAAAAGAAAAGCAACGACAAAAACTCGATAGTACAGAAAAATTTCCTGAACCGTGGAATGGGTTTACAAACGACGTGGCCAGGGCGGCTTCTGCAATCCTTATATCACACAAGAAAAACAATAAAACGCTAACGAAAACGAAAAAAGGTTTTGGCGTAAGGGGGCAGTTGCATGAACAAACGCTTTATGGTAAAAAAGATTATTGTAAATCTAAAGAATTTACATCGAGAGTATCAATAAAGAAATTGAAGTTTAAAAAAACAAAAGGACAAGCAACATATCTTGACGATATTATTGATGCTGGAATTCAAAATGCGATTTATAAAACGATTAAAGAAAACCTTAAAAATGAAGAAGATAAGAGAATAATAGAAGATATTTTGAAACGATATCACAATATTGGAAATATTAAAACAAAAAAAGCACAGGAACAAGAGGCCAAAGAGTTGAATATATTAAGAACAAAAATTAACTCCCAGGTTGAAAAAATTTTACAGGAAGAAAATTTCTTTTTGAAGAATGAGGGGAATCGATATAAAAAATTAAAAAAAGAGAGTATTGAAGAGAGGCATCCCGTTCCAATAAAAAAAGTGAAGGTTTTAAAAGTTTTAGGACACGGTGGACATTTAAAAGAATTAAGTTCATATTCAAAGAAAAAAAATCGGGTAGTTAAAGGGAATCAGTATGTTAATCCTGGAAATAATCATCATATATTGATTTATTTGAATTCTGATGGAAAATTATCTCAGGAAGCTATTCAACTTTGGGCAGTAATTGAACGAAAAAGTCAAGGTGATGAAATTTATCAGTTGCCAGAAGATGGAGTATCGATTGTAACCACCCTTGAAACCAATGATATGTTTATTCTTGGATTAAGTAATGATGAGTTCGAGTCAAATATAAATAATCGGGCATTTTTAAGTCGATATTTATATAGAGTTCAGAATATTTCTGATATGTATTATAATTTTAGGTTCCATCTTGCTTCAACTTTAGATAAGAAAGAAGAGTGGATTTATATCCAAAGCCTTAGTGCATGGGAAAAGTTGAATCCAATCAAAGTAAAAATTGATATCTTAGGGAATATTAAAAAGGTTTAA
- the cas1 gene encoding type II CRISPR-associated endonuclease Cas1, protein MIKRTLFFSNPYHLSLKNKQLEVAEPHGMTMKTIPVEDIGFIVLDHPQISFTMKLVEQLNEYNVATVFCDSKHMPSSMLLPLDAHHIQSELFRAQVSASEPLKKNLWKQTIEAKVKNQARLLDKCGKNSLQLRSIAKTIKSGDSDNREGFAARLYWMALFGKTFIRDRFGEPPNAFLNYGYILLRSAVARAIAGSGLLATLGIFHRNRYNAFCLADDIMEPYRPYVDEIAYSLNQKYPGTLVLDKEHKAELLGLMAADVKIGENKRPLMLALSQTTASLSRCFSGEQRKIEYPVFE, encoded by the coding sequence ATGATAAAACGTACTCTCTTTTTCTCCAATCCCTATCACCTGTCTTTAAAAAACAAACAACTTGAAGTGGCAGAACCGCACGGAATGACGATGAAAACCATTCCGGTGGAAGACATTGGTTTTATAGTACTCGATCATCCGCAAATATCGTTTACCATGAAACTGGTGGAACAGTTAAACGAATACAACGTGGCCACCGTTTTTTGCGACAGCAAACACATGCCTTCGTCCATGTTGTTACCACTCGATGCACATCACATTCAGAGCGAGTTGTTCAGGGCACAGGTGTCGGCTTCCGAACCCTTAAAAAAGAACCTTTGGAAACAAACCATTGAAGCCAAAGTAAAAAATCAGGCCCGATTGCTTGATAAATGCGGAAAGAATAGCCTTCAACTTCGAAGTATTGCTAAAACCATAAAAAGCGGCGACAGCGATAACCGCGAAGGTTTTGCAGCCCGTTTGTATTGGATGGCACTGTTTGGTAAAACATTTATACGCGATCGGTTTGGCGAACCCCCCAATGCTTTTCTTAATTATGGATACATTCTTTTGCGTTCGGCTGTGGCGCGTGCCATTGCCGGATCGGGACTACTGGCTACTTTGGGTATTTTTCACCGCAACCGCTACAATGCCTTTTGTTTGGCCGACGACATTATGGAACCTTACCGTCCCTATGTTGATGAAATTGCATACAGTTTAAATCAGAAGTATCCCGGAACTCTGGTGCTGGATAAGGAACATAAAGCCGAATTGCTCGGGCTAATGGCAGCCGATGTAAAAATAGGAGAGAACAAACGCCCTTTAATGCTGGCTTTGTCGCAAACCACGGCCTCGCTCTCCCGCTGTTTCTCGGGCGAACAACGTAAAATTGAATATCCCGTTTTTGAATAA
- the cas2 gene encoding CRISPR-associated endonuclease Cas2: MQQTRLNAYHIMWLFVFFDLPVTSKKERRLATRFRKELMKDGFSMMQFSVYNRHCASKESAEVHIKRVKSFIPEHGQVSILSVTDKQYGNIVNIWGNKSSPMPEGPKQLEMF; encoded by the coding sequence ATGCAACAAACCCGGCTAAATGCGTATCATATTATGTGGTTATTTGTTTTTTTCGACCTTCCGGTTACTTCCAAAAAAGAGCGCCGCCTGGCAACCCGTTTTCGGAAAGAGCTAATGAAAGATGGTTTTTCGATGATGCAGTTTTCGGTGTACAACCGCCATTGTGCCAGTAAAGAAAGTGCCGAAGTGCATATTAAACGCGTAAAAAGTTTTATTCCCGAACACGGTCAGGTGAGCATACTTAGCGTAACCGACAAACAATACGGCAATATCGTAAACATTTGGGGCAACAAATCGAGCCCCATGCCCGAAGGCCCTAAACAACTCGAAATGTTTTAA
- a CDS encoding DUF2179 domain-containing protein — MDTSFYDSNLFTYALLPALIFFSRVLDVSFGTIRIVMVSKGHKFWAPFLGFFEVLIWLLAISRIFQNLDNWTCYIAYAAGFAAGNYVGLLIEEKLAVGIVKVQIITRKDAQQLIENLTDAGYGITHHEANGSSETVSIIYTIVNRKKVKRVQDIVHKTNPLAFYSVEDVKSVNKGIFPAKTVWRKGK; from the coding sequence ATGGATACCTCATTTTACGACAGTAATTTATTCACCTACGCACTGTTGCCGGCGCTGATCTTCTTTTCGAGGGTACTCGATGTTTCGTTTGGTACCATCCGAATTGTTATGGTTTCGAAAGGGCACAAATTCTGGGCACCTTTTCTTGGCTTTTTCGAAGTCTTAATCTGGTTGCTTGCCATCTCGCGCATTTTTCAAAATCTTGATAACTGGACCTGCTACATTGCTTATGCTGCAGGATTTGCTGCCGGTAATTATGTCGGCTTACTCATCGAGGAAAAACTGGCGGTTGGCATTGTAAAAGTCCAAATTATAACCAGAAAAGATGCCCAGCAGCTTATTGAAAACCTGACAGATGCCGGCTATGGAATTACCCACCACGAAGCAAACGGAAGCAGCGAAACGGTTAGTATTATTTATACCATAGTTAACCGGAAAAAGGTAAAAAGAGTACAGGACATTGTGCATAAAACCAATCCGCTGGCCTTTTATTCGGTTGAAGATGTAAAATCGGTTAACAAAGGGATTTTCCCAGCCAAAACGGTTTGGAGAAAAGGGAAATAA
- a CDS encoding peptide chain release factor 3, with product MTFLEEIKRRRTFGIVSHPDAGKTTLTEKLLLFGGAIRVAGAVKSNKIKKGATSDFMEIERQRGISVATSVMGFEYNGYKVNILDTPGHQDFQEDTFRTLTAVDSVIIVIDAAKGVEPQTEKLMNVCRMRKTPVIVFVNKMDRPAQDPFSLMDEVEEQLKIKVRPLSWPINNGPDFKGVYNIFNKSLKLFKPDIQEIEERIKFEDLTDPQLEDYIGDDAQTLRDELELVDGVYPEYENDQYLAGDLAPVFFGSALYNFGVQELLDAFVKIAPTPRPSVTEEREIKPEENGFTGFVFKIHANIDPNHRSRIAFVKICSGIFERNKMYKNIRLGKSFRISSPTAFMASQKEIVEVAYPGDIIGVPDTGNFIIGDTLTDGEDIHFKGLPSFSPEMFRFVENADPMKSKQLGKGIDQLMDEGVAQLFTSTFNGRKIIGTVGQLQFEVIQYRLEHEYSAKCRFEPLQMHKACWIESDNEKVLTEFKKRKYQKMAKDKLGRDVFMADSSFILQMAQDEFKDVKFHFTSEF from the coding sequence ATGACATTTCTGGAAGAAATAAAACGCCGACGTACATTTGGAATTGTGAGTCACCCCGATGCCGGAAAAACCACTTTAACAGAGAAACTACTTTTGTTTGGTGGAGCTATTCGAGTGGCAGGTGCCGTAAAAAGCAATAAAATTAAAAAAGGGGCTACTTCCGATTTTATGGAAATTGAGCGCCAGCGTGGAATTTCTGTGGCTACTTCGGTAATGGGATTCGAGTACAACGGATACAAAGTAAACATTCTCGATACTCCCGGTCACCAGGATTTTCAGGAAGATACATTTCGGACTTTAACAGCTGTTGACAGTGTTATTATTGTAATTGATGCAGCCAAGGGGGTTGAGCCGCAAACCGAAAAACTGATGAATGTTTGCCGGATGCGAAAAACTCCTGTAATTGTTTTTGTAAACAAAATGGACCGTCCTGCGCAAGATCCGTTCTCGTTAATGGATGAAGTGGAAGAACAGTTGAAGATAAAAGTTCGCCCGCTTAGCTGGCCCATAAACAATGGTCCCGATTTTAAAGGGGTTTACAATATTTTTAACAAAAGCCTGAAACTTTTCAAACCTGATATTCAGGAAATTGAAGAACGAATAAAATTTGAAGATCTTACCGATCCGCAACTGGAAGATTACATTGGCGACGATGCCCAGACATTGCGCGATGAGCTGGAACTGGTTGATGGAGTTTATCCGGAGTACGAGAACGATCAGTATTTGGCAGGTGACCTGGCACCGGTATTTTTTGGAAGTGCCTTGTACAATTTTGGTGTTCAGGAACTGTTGGATGCTTTTGTAAAAATTGCACCAACTCCACGCCCAAGTGTCACCGAAGAACGCGAAATAAAACCGGAAGAAAACGGTTTCACAGGCTTTGTATTTAAAATTCATGCCAACATCGATCCGAACCACCGAAGCAGAATTGCCTTTGTAAAAATATGTTCAGGCATATTCGAACGCAACAAAATGTACAAAAACATTCGTTTGGGCAAATCGTTCCGCATTTCGAGCCCAACAGCATTTATGGCTTCGCAAAAAGAAATTGTGGAAGTGGCCTACCCCGGCGATATTATTGGAGTACCCGATACCGGTAACTTTATTATTGGCGACACCTTAACCGATGGCGAAGACATTCATTTTAAAGGTTTACCAAGTTTCTCTCCCGAAATGTTCCGTTTTGTAGAAAACGCTGACCCAATGAAATCGAAGCAGCTGGGAAAAGGAATCGACCAGTTAATGGACGAAGGTGTGGCGCAGTTGTTTACAAGTACCTTTAACGGACGTAAAATTATTGGAACTGTAGGACAACTTCAATTTGAAGTAATTCAGTACCGTTTGGAACACGAATACAGTGCGAAATGTAGGTTCGAGCCGTTGCAAATGCACAAAGCCTGCTGGATTGAATCGGACAACGAAAAGGTTTTAACTGAGTTTAAAAAGCGCAAATACCAAAAAATGGCCAAAGACAAATTGGGCCGCGATGTATTTATGGCCGACTCCTCCTTTATTCTGCAAATGGCTCAGGACGAATTTAAGGATGTTAAATTCCATTTTACCTCAGAGTTTTAG
- a CDS encoding gamma-glutamyl-gamma-aminobutyrate hydrolase family protein (Members of this family of hydrolases with an active site Cys residue belong to MEROPS family C26.), translating into MKRLLLLVFACYFVLGAYSQDFFNTDFKKNKRYVILCDPTVQRIKTVQYLTAVNLLDVKKNKVKFVGVYYKDQNYDFSQTKKYIEENHLDNFFLHEISGELNEDNLFENNAVSEELKKVFDNSVGVFFFGGPDIPPGIYGEENTLSVVTDPNRHYFEATFLYHLLGGFQDDDFKPLLDKRPDYLVTGFCLGMQTMNVATGGTLIQDIPSELFGAETPEATVKIGRTNLHRNYWQNIVNDTLLMGVNLHTINFTDNPFFGDRVRVKKRLTPRIYSSHHQADDKLGKNLEVTCVSPDGKIVEGLAHSKYKNVFAVQFHPEVPALYEDMYLRKFHPDDVAQSYNDILGKQSVRFHEAYWNFISDELKSVRKPKNKN; encoded by the coding sequence ATGAAAAGACTACTACTACTTGTTTTCGCCTGCTATTTTGTTTTAGGCGCCTATTCACAGGATTTTTTCAACACCGATTTTAAGAAAAATAAAAGGTATGTTATTCTTTGCGATCCAACTGTTCAACGCATAAAAACGGTACAGTATCTTACAGCTGTAAATCTGCTGGATGTAAAAAAGAACAAGGTAAAATTTGTTGGAGTTTATTACAAAGACCAGAATTATGACTTCAGCCAAACAAAAAAATACATCGAGGAGAATCATCTCGACAACTTCTTTTTGCACGAAATTTCGGGTGAATTAAACGAGGATAATCTTTTTGAGAACAATGCGGTTTCGGAAGAATTAAAAAAGGTATTTGACAATTCGGTTGGCGTGTTCTTTTTTGGCGGCCCCGATATTCCACCTGGAATTTATGGCGAAGAAAATACGCTTTCGGTAGTAACTGATCCGAACCGGCATTATTTTGAAGCCACCTTTTTGTATCATCTGCTTGGAGGTTTTCAGGATGATGATTTTAAGCCTTTGCTTGACAAACGCCCCGATTATCTGGTTACCGGTTTTTGTTTGGGCATGCAAACCATGAATGTAGCCACCGGCGGTACACTTATTCAGGATATTCCGTCAGAACTGTTTGGCGCCGAAACTCCCGAGGCTACAGTAAAAATTGGCAGAACAAACCTGCATCGAAACTACTGGCAAAACATAGTAAACGATACCCTTTTAATGGGTGTTAATCTGCACACCATTAACTTTACCGACAATCCGTTTTTTGGCGACCGGGTTCGCGTAAAAAAGAGATTAACTCCGCGTATTTACAGCAGTCATCATCAGGCTGACGATAAACTTGGTAAAAACCTGGAAGTAACCTGTGTTTCACCCGACGGGAAAATTGTTGAAGGACTGGCACATTCGAAATACAAAAATGTTTTTGCCGTACAGTTTCATCCCGAAGTTCCGGCATTGTACGAAGACATGTATTTACGGAAATTTCATCCTGACGATGTTGCCCAAAGTTACAACGATATTTTAGGCAAACAGAGTGTTCGTTTTCATGAAGCCTACTGGAATTTTATCTCGGATGAGCTGAAAAGTGTAAGAAAACCAAAAAATAAAAATTAA
- a CDS encoding prohibitin family protein, whose translation MKFNFKSTYIVVAVVAVIVLLLFGGRMFMILDAGERGVLFKPYTSGLDKENIYGEGFHVIAPWNKMYIYSVREQQRDEPMDVLDKSGLSISVDITVRFNPVFNEIGYLYEQFGVNYINVLVIPEVRSTVRQVAGRYTAEEIYSTKRAEVELAIIEETRQVLGKNYIEMKALLIRSINLPEQIKNAIESKLQQEQEALAYEYRLKRETSEAERRRIEAEGIAAYNRIINESLTDKILKQRGIEATTSLSESTNAKVIVIGSGKDGLPLILGNN comes from the coding sequence ATGAAATTCAATTTTAAATCAACTTACATTGTGGTTGCTGTTGTAGCGGTTATTGTTTTGTTGCTGTTTGGCGGCCGAATGTTTATGATTCTGGATGCAGGTGAACGTGGTGTACTTTTTAAACCCTATACAAGTGGTTTAGACAAAGAAAATATTTATGGAGAAGGATTTCATGTAATTGCTCCATGGAACAAAATGTATATATACAGCGTTCGCGAACAACAACGCGATGAACCCATGGATGTACTTGATAAAAGTGGTTTGTCGATAAGCGTGGATATTACCGTTCGATTTAATCCGGTTTTTAACGAAATTGGGTATTTGTACGAACAATTTGGTGTTAATTACATCAATGTTTTGGTAATTCCTGAAGTACGTTCAACCGTTCGTCAGGTAGCCGGTAGATACACAGCCGAAGAAATTTATTCGACAAAACGTGCCGAAGTGGAATTGGCAATTATTGAAGAAACACGTCAGGTATTGGGCAAAAATTACATCGAAATGAAAGCGCTTCTTATTCGTTCGATTAATTTACCCGAGCAGATTAAAAATGCGATTGAAAGTAAACTGCAACAAGAACAGGAAGCTTTGGCGTATGAATACCGTTTAAAAAGAGAAACATCGGAAGCCGAACGCCGCAGGATTGAAGCGGAAGGTATTGCCGCATACAACCGGATTATAAATGAAAGTTTAACCGACAAAATTTTGAAACAACGTGGTATTGAAGCTACTACCTCGTTGTCGGAATCAACCAATGCAAAAGTAATTGTAATTGGTAGCGGAAAAGACGGACTTCCGTTAATATTGGGTAACAATTAG
- a CDS encoding PaaI family thioesterase — protein MRKIINPWKANPDNRHDYNCFGCSPFNEIGLQLEFWENDEELIAKWMPRKSLEGWMGVLHGGIQATLLDEIGGWIVMIKLKTAGVTAAMNVTYLKPVKVSKGQVTVRAHLVATEGRIAKISCSLFDGDNVECVKADIDYFCFPENVAKARYHYPGVDAFYE, from the coding sequence ATGAGAAAAATTATAAATCCATGGAAAGCAAATCCGGACAACCGGCACGATTACAACTGTTTTGGTTGTTCTCCATTTAACGAAATCGGATTGCAACTCGAGTTTTGGGAAAACGATGAAGAACTTATAGCCAAGTGGATGCCACGCAAATCGCTTGAAGGGTGGATGGGCGTGTTACACGGTGGAATTCAAGCTACTTTACTGGATGAAATTGGTGGCTGGATTGTAATGATAAAATTAAAAACGGCAGGTGTAACTGCCGCTATGAATGTGACTTATTTAAAACCCGTAAAAGTATCAAAAGGACAAGTAACCGTCAGAGCACATTTGGTTGCAACCGAAGGACGAATCGCTAAAATTAGTTGTTCGTTGTTCGACGGTGACAATGTTGAATGTGTTAAAGCAGATATCGATTATTTCTGTTTTCCTGAAAACGTGGCAAAAGCACGTTATCACTATCCCGGAGTTGATGCTTTTTACGAGTGA